In Paludibacter propionicigenes WB4, the genomic window GAACCTTTATTACCTCCGGCTAAAAATTTCTGACCCATAACCAGTAAGCTCGTAAACGTTTCGCCCACGATGGTATCTGATTTGACAATCTTTCCTGCTGCCGAGAGCCGATCAATTCTACCACCGGAACCTGCTGCAATAAAACCAACTCCGTATCTTACAATTGCTTTGTATCCTACTGATTTATTGCTTTTGATGGCATTAATCTGTGAAGAGTCATTTCCGTCATCAAAATCTTTGTTGCTGTAAAGGTTTGCTGCCGCAACATTCATCTGCAATAATAAACCACTCAACAAAACAACGAGAAACTTTAAATTCGGATTTGACATATTAGCAAGTAGAGATAAGATTATAATCCAATAAAAAAAAGACGTTTATAGAATCGGGAATGGTTTATTGTTCACTTCCAAAATACTCCAGACTGAAATTTCCTCCGTCAAACACTCCGTATGAAAACTGTTTGACAAAATCGCCCAGAATAACAACCCTTTTATTTTCTTTCAACTGAAGATCAAGAGCTATATGACGATGACCAAAAATCATAAAATCAACGCCATATTCTTGAATATGTTTTTTGGCAAAAAGCACAAGAGGTTCCTTGTCTTCTCCCAGGTATTTACTATCGTATTCCTGATGTTTTAATCGGTTGTTTTTTGACCAGTTATATCCAAAATTCTGACCTAACTGAGCCGGCACAAGCCGGAATAACTTTTGTGCAGTATCGCTGTGAAAAATCTTCCGGATAAACTTAAAACCGTGATCATTTGCCGAAATTCCATCGCCATGCGCCAAATAGAAATTCTTGTTTCCGAGCTTGACCGTATAAGGTTTTTTATGGACAATCAATCCAACCTCTTTCTCCAGATACCCAAACGTCCATATATCATGGTTCCCGATAAAGAAATGAATTTCAATGCCTGCATCAGTCAGTTCGGCCAGTTTTCCCAACACGCGGACAAATCCTTTGGGCACAACTGTTTTATATTCGAACCAAAAGTCGAATATATCACCCAGCAAATAAATGACAGTAGCATCAGCTTTTACATGATCCAACCAGTCAACAAGTTTTTTTTCGTGAGCGCGTTTATCCTTTACAAGCAATGAACCCAAATGGGCATCAGAAAGAAAATAAATCATATCAGTTAGCAGTTAGCAATGAACAATGAACAAGCACTGATGTCTGTTCACTGATAATTGATAGTTGTTATAAGAATCCTAATTCCAGTTGTGCTTCCTCGCTCATCATACTTTTATCCCAGGCCGGATCAAAAACAATGTTTACATCCACATCATTTACGCCTTCAACACTCAAAACCTTCATGCGTACATCTTCTACTATAAAGTCAACCGCAGGACAATTGGGGGCTGTCAATGTCATATCCAATGTCAATTTTCCATCTTCCGCCAAATCTATTTTATAAATAAGACCTAAGTCGTAAATATTCACCGGTATTTCCGGATCGAATACTGTTTTAAGCATTCGGACAATGTTTTCTTCTATTTCTAAAAATTCGTTCATATATATTTTGTTGTCTATTAACAGTCGTTTTTCGATCAATTATTAATTTTGATAACAAGTCAATAGTATAAATAGTTTAGTTTGATTTTACTTCGCTTCGCGCTACCAGTTCATCAAATTCGGGTAGAGCAGTTGCCAGTTTTCCGTCAATTACAACTACGGCATTTACTTTGGCCTTAATCGACAGTTTATTGTCCGATTTCCGATAAATGACCTGATGGAAAACATAACGCACACCTTCTTTGGTGACGTAAAGTTTTGAAATAAAATTATCTCCCGGTTTCAGCGGTGTTTTGTAAGCAATTTCGATGCTCGAAACCATGGCATCGATACCTTTTTCGTGCAATTCGGCAAAACTGATATGATTTTCTTCCAGAAATTCATGACGCGTGTGCTCCAGGTAATTCTGATAAACAGAATTATTCACTATTCCCTGAATATCACACTCGTAATCGCGAACTTTTAATTCTAACTCGTAAATATACATTTTTATTCAATTGACTGTCGACAGTTGAAATTTTACAGCCGGAATGTCCGACTTAAACAGGAACTATCAACTAATTTATTTCTTTCTAATAAGCGTTAAACCATCGCGCAAAGGCAAAATTACTTTTTCCACCCTCGGGTCGGTTGCTACAAAGTCGTTGAAACGCATTATTTCAATGGTTTGTTTATCATTGGGCTCTACCGTTTTAAGCACCTTGCCATCCCAAAGGGTATTGTCGGCAAGAATATATCCGCCACACCGGAGTTTAGGCAAAACTGCTTCGTAATAATCCAGATATTCTCGCTTATCGGCGTCAATAAAAACCAAATCGAAAGTTTCGTTTAGCTTTTCAATCTCCGTCAAAGCATCGCCAATATGCAGTTGTATTTTATCGGCATATTCGGATCCGGCAAAATTCTGAAGAATAAAGTCCTCCAGTTCATCGTCACACTCGATGGTATGTAAAACTCCTCCTTCAGGCAACGCTTCGGCCATACAAAGAGCTGAATATCCGGTAAAAGTGCCCAGTTCCAAAATACGGTTGGGCTGTATCATACGACAAAACATACTCAATACCCTGCCTTGTAAATGACCTGAACACATGCGCGGATTAATCAACTTAACATGTGTGGCACGGTTTATCTTGGCCAGGTATTCAGGTTCGGCATCCGAGTGATTTGATATATATTCGTCTAAATTCATTGCTTGGCAGTTACAAGTAAATAGTTACGGGTTACAAGTTGATTTTGATTAAAAAGTCTGTTGATTTTTTATGGACATTCAGCATTATACATACTTCAGCACCGACAGCCGGTCAGGATTGAAAATTTCATTGGCAATTTCCTGTAACTTATCCACTGTTATCTCTTCAATTTTCTGTTTTACAATTTCCAGGTTATCTATTTTCCCATAACGAAGAAAACTCTTCCCCAGGCTCAACGCCAGATTTTCTTTTTGCTCTGCCGAAATAGCCATTTGACCCATCAACTGGAGTTTGTATTTTTTCAACGCATTTTCGGTCAATGGCTGTTCACGAAGCTTTTGTAATTCGGAGTAAACCAACTGCTCACAGCGTGCGGCATTTTCAGTATCACAACCAAAATAGACACTCCACATACCGGTATCGGTAAATGGTTGGTACGATGATTCCACATTATATACTAACCCATGTTTCTCCCTAAGCGACAGATTCAACAAGCTATTCATACCCGGACCGCCCAGAATATTATTCAGCAAATACATCCCCATACGATTTGGGTGATGCAGATCATAAGATCTGTTACCAAGCATAAAATGAACCTGATGGGTGTTTTTTACAATCTCTTTCTTCACCGGACGATATGAGGTTGGAGATTTACGCTCGGTACATCGCTGCTCCTGACCATCCGTTTTCAGGTACTTTTGAGCCCAGCGTACTATCTGATTGAAATCCAAATCGCCCAAAACAAAAAACACCATTTCTTCAGGGCGGTAATGTTTTTGTACAAAGCGGGTGGCATCTTCGGTAGTATATTTTTCTAAAAGCTCAGATTTTCCAAGAATATTATGTCCAATGGGATGATTTGCAAATAACAGTTCTTCAAAATCATCATATATCAGCTCTGAGGGGCTATCGTTGTACGACTGAATTTCGTCTACAATAATAACCACTTCTTTGTCAATCTCTTTTTGTGGAAAAGTGGAATGAAGGACTATGTCGGAAACCAGCTCAATGGCGCGCTCAAAATATTCTTTCAAAACTATGGCATAAACCACGGTCTCTTCTTTCGATGTGTAGGCATTTAGTTCTCCACCAACATTCTCTAACCTGTTGATAATATGACCCGAACGGCGTTTCTCAGTACCTTTAAAAAGCATATGCTCAATAAAATGCGCCATGCCCTGCTCTGTTTCAACCTCATCGCGCGAACCGGTATTGATTACCATTCCGCAATATGTTACTGCCGATTCGTCGGGTTTATGAATAATTCGAAGCCCGTTCGAAAGGGTATATGTTTGATATGTCATTAGTTTACTTTTAAAAAAAGAGTTACAAAGATACGAAATTCAGATGAAAACTAATAACTGAATTTGATTTAGCGGATATAGACTCACTCCTACTCAAAAAGCCTGCCTGTAGGTACATCCGGTTTTCCATTCACTGCATCCGTACGCTGTATTTCCTTTGAGCAGTGTTCCTTTTCCGCAAAGCGGACAAGGTGTGCCTTCGAGTGAGGGTTTGGCAGGATGCAAAGCAGCGTCGCCCGGACGGCGGTTATCACTCTTGACATTAAACACTATTTCGGTAACCATGGCTTTGAGTTCGGCCAGAAAATCCTTTGCCAGGTATTCTCCCTTTTCTACCTGTCGGAGTTTTTTCTCCCACAAACCTGTCAGCTCGGCCGATTTGAGCAGATCTTCCTGAATTATCTGAATCAACTCTACGCCTGTGGTGGTAGCAATAAGATTTTTCTTTTCCTTTCGGATATAATCACGTTTAAACAACGTTTCGATAATGGCAGCGCGCGTAGACGGGCGACCGATGCCGTTTTCTTTCAAAGCATCACGCAGTTCGTCATTATCAACGAGCTTTCCGGCTGTTTCCATAGCTCGAAGCAAGGTAGCTTCGGTATAAGGTTTGGGCGGAGAAGTCCACTTTTCGGCCAGTGTAGGTTCGTGTGGGCCACTTTCGCCTTTTTCGAACAAGGGCAAAGTTTTTTCATCCTCTTCTTCTTGCTCGTCGCCGTCATTTTTGATTTTGGCAAATACCACGCGCCAACCCGGATCCAGAATTTGTTTTCCGTTGACCTTAAATTCCACCTTTTCCACTTCGCCCAACACGGTGGTAGTCGAAATCTTACATTCGGGATAAAAGTTGGCTATAAACCGACGAGCCACAAGGTCAAAAACCTTTTTCTCGGTATCGGTCAATGCAGTAGGATGCACACCGGTGGGAATAATGGCGTGGTGGTCGGTCACTTTGGCATTATCAAATACCTTTTTCGTTTTAGGAAGTTTGCCAGCCAACAAGGGTTTAGTAAGTAATTCGTAGTCTTTTATCCCTTTGAGAATGTCCGGAATTTTAGGATAAATATCATCACTTAAATACGTAGTATCCACACGAGGATAGGTAGTTACCTTTTTTTCGTACAAGCTTTGTATTATTTTCAGCGTTTCGTCGGCCGAATACGCAAATTTCTTATTGCACTCCACCTGAAGCGAGGTCAAATCGAACAGGCGCGGTGCCGATTCGGTTCCTTTTTTGGTGGTAATATCGGTCACAAAAAAGTCGGCAGTGCGAACCGTTTCCAGAAAGTTGGTACCTTCTTCTACGCTGGAAAACCGCCCTTTGGAAGCCGAAAAAATCGTATCGCGGTACACAGTTTTTAATTCCCAATAAGCTTCTGGCTTAAAATTTTCTATTTCTAGCTGTCGGTTTACTATCAATGCCAAGGTAGGTGTTTGTACCCGCCCGATAGACAGAACCTGCCGGTTTTTACCATATTTCAGCGTGTAAAGTCGGGTGGCATTCATACCCAGCAGCCAGTCACCAATGGCCCGCGACAGTCCGGCTTCGTAAAGCGACTGAAACTGACTCTGGTCTTTCAGTTTTGAAAAACCTTCGCGGATAGCTTCTTCTGTTAACGATGAAATCCACAAGCGTTTCACGGGACATTTACACAATGCTTTTTGCATCACCCAACGCTGAATAAGCTCTCCCTCCTGCCCCGCATCACCGCAGTTCACCACCTCGTCGGCACTTGCCATCAGAGTTTCAATCACATGAAATTGTTTCTGAATACCGCTATCGTTCATCACCTTGATGCCAAACCGCTGCGGAATCATAGGCAAATGACTCAACGCCCAGGCCTTCCATTCGGGCGCATATTCATGCGGCTCCAGTAAACCGCAAAGATGCCCGAATGTCCAGGTCACCTGATAACCGTTTCCTTCAATATATCCATCTTTTCGGGTTTTGGCTCCGAGCACTTCGGCAATATCACGCGCCACACTGGGCTTTTCGGCAATGCAAACAATCATCTTCTCAGTAAACAATTATCAGTGAATAGTTATCGGTGAATAATTATCGGTGGACAGTCCTTCAATGCTATCTTTCATCCGTATTAATCAATATTACGCAAAAGTACAGAAAAACTTTCATTAGAAATAGCGCTGCATATTCAGAAACCGCTTCCCGATATTTAGTCCAAATAAGATTATAGAGTCAATCTATTCGCTTATAACAATTATGAATTGTAAATATTGCGTACGAAATTGCTTAAAATGCTTATCTTTGCAGTAGAAAAAAAACGCTTAGGTATGGGTGTTTAAGGTACAATGTTTAATAAAAGAAAATTTAGTTACATGTTTAAAAATCAACAAATTGCTAAAGACATTTATTATGTTGGCGTAAACGATCGCCAGAAACACAAGTTTGAAAATATGATTCCACTACCAAATGGAGTTTCGTATAACGCATACCTGATTGTGGACGAAAAAACAGCGCTGGTGGATACGGTTGACATTTCATTCGGAGATATTTTTATAGACAAAATACAGTCCCAACTACAGGGCAAGCCTCTCGATTATCTGATTATCAATCATATGGAACCGGATCATTCAGGTTCTATTCGTCTTATTCGTAAATATTACCCGGATATGGTTATTGTTGGTAACAACAAAACACTCAGCATGGTGGATGGATATTATGGCGTTACTGATAATATGTTGGAGATTAAAGATGGTCAAATCCTGTCGTTAGGTTCACATAAATTGGAATTTCATTTCACGCCCATGGTTCACTGGCCTGAAACCATGATGACTTACGACAAAACAGAAAAAGTTTTGTTCTCCGGCGATGCGTTCGGAGCTTTCGGAACACTGGACGGAGCCGTAATGGACACTGACCTGAACGTAGATAAATACTGGGACGAAATGGCACGCTATTATTCCAACATCGTAGGAAAATACGGTAATCCGATTCAAAAAGCATTGAAAAAACTTACGCCGCTTGAACTGAATCTGATATGCAGTACACACGGTCCGGTGTGGAAAGAGCACATTACCGAAGTGGTGGATATGTATGATCAGTTTAGCCGATACCACGGAAAAGATGGCGTAGTAATCATATACGGTTCTATGTACGGGAATACGGAATTAATGGCCGAAACAGTAGCTCAGGGTGTTGCAGAAGCTGGCGTTAAGAATATTATCATACACAACGTATCTAAGTCAGATCCTTCTGTCATCATACGGGATGTATTCAAGTACAAAGGATTAATTGTAGGCAGCCCTACTTATAGCAACGAATTATACCCCGAAGTGGAATCATTATTGCGCAAGATAGAAATTCGTGGTGTGAAAAACCGCGTATTCGGTTGTTTTGGCTCTTTTACCTGGGCAAGTGCTGCAGTAAAGCGTCTGACAACTTTTGTGGAAACAATGAAATGGCAATCAGCTGAAATTACTGTAGACGAAAAACAAGGATTAAAAACAGATAAATACGAAGCTTGTCTGGAGCTGGGCCGACAAGTGGCGGAACTGATGAAAAATCATGTTGACGAACCGGAACATTGCGTTTAAATGAGTTGAAACTTGATAGACAACTGCAATATATTAAACGGTTTATAACTTTATGAACTTGCAATATGAACAACGGATTTGTACGAGTAGCTGCTGCCATTCCCGATCTGCGGGTGGCCGATTGTGCTTTTAATGTGTCCTGCATAGCGGATTTAGTTCGTCGGGGCGAAGAGGAAAAAGCACAGGTAATCTGTTTCCCTGAACTATCGGTCACGGGCTATACCTGTGCCGATTTATTTTTTCAGCAACAACTGCTAAGCGATGCCGAGAAAGCACTTAATGAACTTCAGATGCTCACGTTTTCTACTACTTCAGTGATTATCGTGGGAATGCCTGTTCGTGTTCAAAACCAGTTATTCAACACTGCTGTAGTATTACAAGGAGGTCATATTTTGGGAGTTGTACCCAAAACCCACTTACCCAACAATAATGAGTTTTACGAAAAACGCTGGTTTTCTCCTTCGACAGCTACAGGAGTACAGCGCATTACGCTCTCAGGCGAAGATGTGCCTTTTGGTACAGATTTGCTCTTTAGCGACGGCAAATTTTCGTTCGGCATAGAGCTTTGCGAGGATCTTTGGGTTCCGATTCCACCAAGTTCGCAACACGCTCTGCATGGTGCTGACATTATTTTCAATCTCTCTGCAACAAACGAGCTGATTGGGAAACATCAGTATTTACGGCAATTAATCGAACAACAGTCGGCCCGCTGCAATGCCGGATATGTATATTCTTCTGCCGGTGCAGGCGAATCAACCACCGATGTAGTCTATGCCGGAAACGGAATAATCGTTGAGAATGGGAAAATCATTGCAAGCTCCGAGCGCTTTTCGTTTGAACCGCAACTTATTGTAAGCGATGTTGACATTGAACGGCTGCAAGCCGACCGTATGCGGAATACAAATTACACCAACGAGAAATCCGACAAAACATATCGCACGATAAAACTGGAGGATGCTCACTTTACCCAATTTGAGTTGAAACGCACGTTTGACAAGCACCCCTTTGTACCACCTCTAACCAACAGAGACGCCAGTTGCGAGGAAATTTTCTCGATACAGGTGGGCGGATTGGCCAAAAGATGGAAACATACAAAAGCAGAAACGGTGGTTGTTGGTATTTCGGGAGGACTGGATTCTACGCTGGCTCTGTTGGTTTGTGTAAAAACAGCCGATAAACTTGGCATTGACCGCAAACACATTTTTGGTATCACCATGCCCGGCTTCGGAACTACCGACCGCACCTATACCAACGCTCTTAATCTTATGAAGTCGCTGGGTATAACCATGCTTGAAATCTCCATAAAAGATGCTTGCATTCAGCACTTCAAAGACATAAATCATGATCCGGACACGCACGATGTGACTTACGAAAACACTCAGGCACGTGAACGGACGCAGATATTGATGGATATCGCCAACAAACACAACGGTCTGGTAATAGGCACCGGCGATTTATCCGAATCGGCTCTTGGCTGGGCAACCTACAATGGCGATCACATGTCAATGTATGCTGTAAACTCGGGCGTACCGAAAACATTGGTTCGTTACCTGGTCGATTGGGCAGCACATAAGCTCGAATCGCAATCCGAGGAGATTTTGCGAGACATACTCGATACTCCGGTAAGTCCGGAGCTGCTACCCGCCGACGAAAGCGGCAATATTGCACAAAAAACCGAAGATATTGTTGGTCCGTACGAATTGCACGATTTCTTTTTATACTACATGGTTCGCTTCGGATTCTCACCATCCAAAATCATGTTTTTAGCCCAAAATGCTTTTGGTGATATATACGCAGATGACGTTATTGAAAAATGGCTTAAAATATTCATTCGCAGATTTTTTGCGCAGCAATTTAAACGTTCATGCATCCCAGACGGACCCAAAGTGGGCTCTATAAATCTGTCACCTCGCGGAGACTGGCGTATGCCAAGCGATGCAGTTGCTTTTTTAGTGAACTGAGAACAGTAAACAATCATCACATTATCACATCACCATATCATCAGATTACCGTATGTTCGAACAAATATTCTACAAAAACTCGCTTCGCGACTGGCTGATATCACTAGCCATCATTGCCGGTGCATTGATTCTTAATAAAATAATCATCCTGCTAAACAAACATTTGATTCAAAAGCTGACTGCCAAAACAAAGAATCGTTTAGATGATATTTTATTCAAAATGCTTCAGGCTCCTGTACTTTTGGGTATTATCCTTGTTGCCATATGGTTCGCTGCACGAAGACTTGAATTGGGAACTCATATTGAAAGTACGATTCTTAAGGCATATAAAGTTCTTACAGTCATCAATATTACCTGGTTTGTTGCTCGGTTGGCCAATGCTTTGCTGGAAGAATATTTAGCACCTAAAGCCGCTGATAAAAATACGCTAAAATACCTCGACAATCATTTAATGTCTATTCTCCGTCGAGCCGTTCTGGCTGTGATTTGGTCATTTGGCGTAGTCATGGCGCTTAACAATGTAGGCGTTAACGTAGGAACACTTATTGCAGGGTTAAGTATCGGTGGTTTGGCATTTGCTCTGGCAGCGCAAGACACGATTAAGAATATCTACGGAGGTTTTACCATCTTCACCGACCGCCCTTTCCGTATTGGCGATCGTATCAAGGTGGACAGTTTTGATGGTTTTGTAGAAGAAATTGGTATCCGCAGCACACGCATTCGCACATTGGAAAAACGACTGGTAACGATACCTAATTACAAACTGGTAGAAGCTTCAGTTGAAAATATATCTGAGGAGCCAATGCGGCGCGTATTAATGAAACTTGGGCTGACTTATAACACAACTCCCGAAAAGATGAACGAAGCCATGTCGATACTGCGCGATATGCCAAACAGAATAAACAATGTATTTGAGAAAGATATTGTAGTGGCTTTTACTGATTTTACCGATTTTGCGCTAGTTATTACATTTGTATATTTCATTAGGAAAAATGCTGATGTAATGGAAACTCCCTCGCTGGTAAATAGCGAGATACTCCGGGCATTCAACGCTGCAGGACTTCAATTTGCTTATCCTACACAAACTATTTACATCGAAAAGGACTAATATAATAGAATACACTAACAACAAGAGAAAAGCCCGACTATAGTTTTTAGTCAGGCTTTCTTTTATATGATATTCAGATCATTAGTCGATTAGATCAAATCCAGTATAAGGAATCAACGCTTTTGGTATGCGAATACCTTCCGGTGTTTGGTTGTTTTCAAGCAATGCAGCCACTATACGCGGCAATGCCATGGCACTTCCATTCAGCGTATGGCAAAGTTGAGTTTTCTTATCTGCAGTTCTGAAACGACATTTCAAACGATTGGCCTGATAACTTTCAAAATTTGAAACCGAACTAACTTCCAGCCAACGCTCCTGAGCAGCTGAAAAAACTTCAAAGTCAAATGTCAAAGCCGAAGTGAAGCTCATATCACCTCCACACAGGCGAAGAATACGCCAAGGCAATTCCAGTTTGTCAACCAATGTCTGCACGTAATTCACCATCTGATCAAGTGTTTCATAGGACTTGTCAGGATGTTGAATCTGTACAATTTCTACTTTGTCGAACTGATGAAGTCGGTTAAGACCACGTACATCTTTACCATAAGAACCTGCTTCGCGGCGGAAACAAGCAGAATAAGCTGTATTTCTGATTGGCAGCTCACTTTCATTCAAAATCACATCCCGATAAATATTTGTAACGGGCACTTCTGCCGTTGGAATCAGATACAAATCATCCACCGTGCAGTGGTACATCTGACCCTCTTTGTCCGGCAACTGACCTGTGCCATAACCCGAAGCTGCATTTACCACATAAGGTGGTTGAACTTCCAGGTAACCTGCTTCACGCGCATTGTCGAGGAAAAAGTTGATCAACGCACGTTGCAAACGGGCTCCTTTGCCTTTATAGACTGGAAAGCCTGCACCTGATATTTTTACACCCAATTCAAAATCAATCAAATCATATTTTTTCGCTAAATCCCAGTGAGGTACAGCATCGGCGTGTAAATTTGGCATAACGCCACCGGTTCGCTCAATTAAATTATCCTCAGCATGCTTTCCAGCGGGCACACTTTCGTGTGGTAGATTTGGAATCTGAACCAGCAATTCGTTGAGTTTAAGTTCTGCTGCTGTTTGTTGATCACCCAGTACTTTAATGCTTTCCTTTAATTCTACCGTTTTTTCTTTGGCCTGAGCAGCTTCATCTTGCTTTCCTTGTTTGAAAAGCAACCCGATTTCCTTCGATAAGTTATTCAACTCGGCCGAGGCAGTATCAACCTTAACCTGAGTTGTTTTACGCACATTATCCAATTCTACTACTTGAGCAATAATATCAGCTCCGTCGAAATTCTTCTTTGCCAACCGAACAATTACTTCTTCGGTATTTTCGGTGATATATTTGAGTGTCAACATATTCTTATTTACAATTTAGTCATTTACAATTTACAATTGCAAACTAAGTCTTGGTTCTTTTATCTAAATAAAAAATCTCCCGCAATTTTACGTATATGTAAAACAACAGGAGATTTATGTGTGTTGAGTATCGGCTAATGCTTAGTTAGCTTCGATAGGTTTTACAGAAACAAATGACTTGTTGTCTTTCTTTTTTCTGAATTCTACTACTCCGTCAACTAATGCGAATAAAGTATGATCTTTTCCCATACCGATGTTTTCACCAATGTGGTGAACTGTTCCGCGTTGACGAACGATGATGTTACCTGCTTTTGCAAATTGACCACCAAAAATCTTTACGCCCAATCGTTTACTTTCCGATTCACGACCGTTCTTTGAGCTACCAACCCCTTTCTTATGTGCCATTTTCTTCTAATTTTTATCGGTTAAGCTACAATTTCTTTAATAAATAATTCTGTGAAGTTTTGACGGTGACCGTTGCGTTTGCGGTATCCCTTACGACGTTTTTTGTGGAAAATAATTACTTTTTCGCCACGAACGTGTGATAATACTTCTGCTACAACTTTAGCACCTACAACAACAGGAGCACCTACAGTGACAGTACCTTCATTGTCAATCAATAACACTTTGTCAAATTCTACCTGAGAGCCTCTTTCAGCTTCTTCCATACGATGGATATACAGTCTTCTTCCGGCTTCCACCTTAAACTGTTGTCCCAAAATTTCTACGATTGCGTACATTTTTAAAACGACTTTTCTGATTACATCGGGAAGGTGAGTTACCAACTGGTATTGCTTCTTGTTTTTACCTTATCCGAAAAGAGCTGCAAAAATACAACTTTATTTTTAATATGCAAAGCCCTAAACCAAAATAATTTTCATTTTCAGCGCAATTCATTTCAAAGCTGGAAATCAAACCATTACCCATTGATTGTTCTATCACACATTCTATTGGATCAGAAGCGATGTCATCGAAAGAGAACCCATAACTGTCTTATCATTAAAAAATGAAAGCTTATCGCTTTCTCGTTTGATAGCCAGCGTATAAAGAAGTGGTAAAAAATGCTCAGGAGTTGGCACAGCCAGTTGAACATCTTTGCCTAATAAATTGTAGTCGATTAACTCCTTATGCCCGTTGTTTATAATCAACTTTTTAATTTTATCGTTCGCCTCAACAGCCCAATCATGACCATATTCCTCGTCATCTGCTTTATCCCAGGCTACCTTGCTCAAGTTATGAACGATATTACCGCTACCGATTATCAGTACCCCTTTGTCTCGCAACGAAGTCAGCTCCCTGGCAAATTCATAATGTTCCTTAGGTGATTTGTGATAATCCAGACTCAGCTGAATAACAGGTATATTTGCCTGTGGATACATGCGCCGGATTACACTCCATGCACCATGATCCAACCCCCACTTCTGATCAG contains:
- a CDS encoding NAD(+) synthase, which gives rise to MNNGFVRVAAAIPDLRVADCAFNVSCIADLVRRGEEEKAQVICFPELSVTGYTCADLFFQQQLLSDAEKALNELQMLTFSTTSVIIVGMPVRVQNQLFNTAVVLQGGHILGVVPKTHLPNNNEFYEKRWFSPSTATGVQRITLSGEDVPFGTDLLFSDGKFSFGIELCEDLWVPIPPSSQHALHGADIIFNLSATNELIGKHQYLRQLIEQQSARCNAGYVYSSAGAGESTTDVVYAGNGIIVENGKIIASSERFSFEPQLIVSDVDIERLQADRMRNTNYTNEKSDKTYRTIKLEDAHFTQFELKRTFDKHPFVPPLTNRDASCEEIFSIQVGGLAKRWKHTKAETVVVGISGGLDSTLALLVCVKTADKLGIDRKHIFGITMPGFGTTDRTYTNALNLMKSLGITMLEISIKDACIQHFKDINHDPDTHDVTYENTQARERTQILMDIANKHNGLVIGTGDLSESALGWATYNGDHMSMYAVNSGVPKTLVRYLVDWAAHKLESQSEEILRDILDTPVSPELLPADESGNIAQKTEDIVGPYELHDFFLYYMVRFGFSPSKIMFLAQNAFGDIYADDVIEKWLKIFIRRFFAQQFKRSCIPDGPKVGSINLSPRGDWRMPSDAVAFLVN
- a CDS encoding mechanosensitive ion channel family protein — encoded protein: MFEQIFYKNSLRDWLISLAIIAGALILNKIIILLNKHLIQKLTAKTKNRLDDILFKMLQAPVLLGIILVAIWFAARRLELGTHIESTILKAYKVLTVINITWFVARLANALLEEYLAPKAADKNTLKYLDNHLMSILRRAVLAVIWSFGVVMALNNVGVNVGTLIAGLSIGGLAFALAAQDTIKNIYGGFTIFTDRPFRIGDRIKVDSFDGFVEEIGIRSTRIRTLEKRLVTIPNYKLVEASVENISEEPMRRVLMKLGLTYNTTPEKMNEAMSILRDMPNRINNVFEKDIVVAFTDFTDFALVITFVYFIRKNADVMETPSLVNSEILRAFNAAGLQFAYPTQTIYIEKD
- the serS gene encoding serine--tRNA ligase; its protein translation is MLTLKYITENTEEVIVRLAKKNFDGADIIAQVVELDNVRKTTQVKVDTASAELNNLSKEIGLLFKQGKQDEAAQAKEKTVELKESIKVLGDQQTAAELKLNELLVQIPNLPHESVPAGKHAEDNLIERTGGVMPNLHADAVPHWDLAKKYDLIDFELGVKISGAGFPVYKGKGARLQRALINFFLDNAREAGYLEVQPPYVVNAASGYGTGQLPDKEGQMYHCTVDDLYLIPTAEVPVTNIYRDVILNESELPIRNTAYSACFRREAGSYGKDVRGLNRLHQFDKVEIVQIQHPDKSYETLDQMVNYVQTLVDKLELPWRILRLCGGDMSFTSALTFDFEVFSAAQERWLEVSSVSNFESYQANRLKCRFRTADKKTQLCHTLNGSAMALPRIVAALLENNQTPEGIRIPKALIPYTGFDLID
- the rpmA gene encoding 50S ribosomal protein L27 translates to MAHKKGVGSSKNGRESESKRLGVKIFGGQFAKAGNIIVRQRGTVHHIGENIGMGKDHTLFALVDGVVEFRKKKDNKSFVSVKPIEAN
- the rplU gene encoding 50S ribosomal protein L21, encoding MYAIVEILGQQFKVEAGRRLYIHRMEEAERGSQVEFDKVLLIDNEGTVTVGAPVVVGAKVVAEVLSHVRGEKVIIFHKKRRKGYRKRNGHRQNFTELFIKEIVA
- the ygiD gene encoding 4,5-DOPA dioxygenase extradiol — its product is MNSSNLSMPVLFVGHGSPMYAIEDNEFSQSWRKLGETLPLPKAIICISAHWETRGTQITAMQQPPTIHDFGGFPRELYEVQYSAPGSPELASEIIDSFADAHIHSDQKWGLDHGAWSVIRRMYPQANIPVIQLSLDYHKSPKEHYEFARELTSLRDKGVLIIGSGNIVHNLSKVAWDKADDEEYGHDWAVEANDKIKKLIINNGHKELIDYNLLGKDVQLAVPTPEHFLPLLYTLAIKRESDKLSFFNDKTVMGSLSMTSLLIQ